One Azospirillum brasilense DNA window includes the following coding sequences:
- a CDS encoding glutathione S-transferase N-terminal domain-containing protein, whose translation MKLRWSPTSPYVRKVAMVLIECGLDSAVEKQVTNAWAPDTDLPADNPLGKVPALILDDGSALYDSPVIAEYLDTLHDGPRLFPASGPARWTALRQQALADGICDAAILRRLELQRPDGERSESWADRQRRAVARALDVLEAEAPALDGTLTIGTLSILVALGYLDFRFGHEHWRVGRPELAAWFASASDLDSFRRTAPPPA comes from the coding sequence ATGAAGCTGCGCTGGAGCCCGACCTCGCCCTACGTCCGCAAGGTCGCGATGGTCCTCATCGAATGCGGACTGGACTCGGCGGTCGAGAAGCAGGTGACCAACGCCTGGGCGCCGGACACCGATTTGCCGGCGGACAACCCGCTGGGCAAGGTGCCGGCCCTGATCCTGGACGACGGCTCGGCGCTTTACGACAGCCCGGTGATCGCGGAATATCTGGACACGCTGCACGACGGCCCGCGCCTGTTCCCGGCCTCCGGCCCGGCGCGCTGGACGGCGCTGCGCCAGCAGGCCCTGGCCGACGGCATCTGCGACGCCGCCATCCTGCGCCGGCTGGAGCTTCAGCGGCCGGACGGCGAGCGTTCCGAGTCGTGGGCGGACCGCCAACGCCGCGCCGTCGCCCGCGCGCTCGACGTGCTGGAGGCGGAGGCGCCGGCCCTCGACGGCACACTGACCATCGGCACGCTGTCCATCCTGGTGGCGCTCGGCTACCTCGACTTCCGGTTCGGGCACGAGCACTGGCGGGTGGGCCGCCCGGAGTTGGCGGCGTGGTTCGCCTCGGCTTCGGATCTCGACAGCTTCCGCCGCACCGCCCCGCCGCCGGCGTGA
- a CDS encoding cupin domain-containing protein, with product MESLTPKRIIATLGMQPHPEGSHYVETFRGAPPGGGRGIKTGIYYLLQAGERSHWHRVDAVVISDPAYQRPLFTMTSANWQCLTHPKPQAGTGRQRPLAALSCQVIVARSFSASPGTIPKVDPCCPTRGNVKSGS from the coding sequence ATGGAGTCCTTGACGCCCAAGCGCATCATCGCGACGCTGGGCATGCAGCCCCATCCGGAAGGCAGCCACTATGTGGAAACCTTCCGGGGCGCCCCGCCGGGCGGCGGACGCGGGATCAAGACCGGCATCTACTATCTGCTGCAGGCGGGGGAGCGCTCCCACTGGCACCGTGTGGACGCGGTCGTTATCTCGGATCCAGCTTATCAGCGCCCGTTGTTCACGATGACGTCCGCTAACTGGCAGTGCCTTACTCATCCCAAGCCTCAAGCTGGCACAGGCCGACAACGGCCGCTCGCAGCATTAAGCTGCCAAGTGATTGTTGCGCGGAGTTTCAGCGCCAGTCCCGGAACAATCCCCAAAGTGGATCCCTGCTGTCCGACACGAGGCAATGTGAAAAGCGGGAGTTGA
- a CDS encoding class I SAM-dependent methyltransferase, which yields MTEAAAVRWESGDLYEPYVGRWSRPVAHALLAWLNAPTDLDWLDVGCGTGTVAEAIAERCAPKRLVGIDPSAGFLDFARRRLKASGAELLQANALGLPFPAAQFDRVVSGLVLNFLPDHPLAASEMARVVRPGGEVALYVWDYAGKMELMRRFWDAAIALDTKALGFDEGRRFPICQPETLRRLFEGAGLSQVKTLTIDVPTKFRDFDDYWAPFLGGQAPAPAYCMSLDEDSRAALRERLRASLPAQADGSIHLVARAWAVRGRKD from the coding sequence ATGACTGAAGCCGCGGCCGTTCGCTGGGAGAGCGGTGACCTCTATGAACCCTACGTGGGACGCTGGAGCCGTCCGGTGGCCCACGCGTTGCTCGCTTGGTTGAACGCCCCGACCGACCTCGATTGGCTCGACGTGGGCTGCGGCACCGGAACAGTGGCGGAGGCCATTGCCGAGCGATGCGCCCCCAAGCGTTTGGTTGGGATTGACCCGTCAGCCGGCTTTCTCGACTTCGCACGTCGGCGTTTAAAGGCCTCGGGAGCCGAGTTGCTTCAAGCCAATGCCCTCGGCCTGCCGTTCCCCGCCGCCCAGTTCGATCGCGTGGTGTCCGGCCTTGTCCTCAACTTCCTGCCCGATCATCCGCTCGCGGCTTCCGAGATGGCGCGGGTCGTTCGACCGGGCGGCGAGGTGGCGCTCTATGTCTGGGATTACGCGGGCAAGATGGAGTTGATGCGCCGCTTTTGGGATGCGGCGATCGCACTGGACACGAAGGCCCTCGGATTCGACGAGGGGCGTCGTTTCCCGATATGCCAGCCGGAGACATTGCGCCGGCTGTTCGAGGGCGCCGGCCTTTCGCAGGTGAAGACCCTTACGATCGACGTTCCCACCAAGTTCCGCGACTTCGACGACTACTGGGCTCCGTTTCTTGGGGGACAAGCGCCGGCACCGGCCTACTGCATGTCGTTGGACGAGGACAGCCGAGCCGCGTTGCGTGAGCGCCTGCGGGCGTCCTTACCGGCACAGGCAGACGGCAGCATCCATCTTGTCGCGCGGGCCTGGGCCGTGAGGGGCCGCAAGGACTGA
- a CDS encoding nuclear transport factor 2 family protein — MTNAAHVAQHYIAAWNETDPDRRRALLAEHWTDDAHYLDPMMRANGHADIGALIGAVQQRFPNFRFTLHGTPDGHNDRVRFSWSLAPAGAEPVVIGTDFVQLAADERIRSVTGFLDQVPAGT; from the coding sequence ATGACGAACGCCGCCCATGTCGCCCAGCACTACATCGCCGCATGGAACGAGACGGACCCAGACCGTCGGCGCGCGTTGCTCGCCGAACACTGGACCGATGATGCGCATTACCTCGACCCGATGATGCGGGCGAACGGCCACGCCGACATCGGCGCCCTGATCGGCGCCGTGCAGCAGCGGTTCCCAAACTTCCGCTTCACCCTGCACGGCACGCCCGACGGTCACAACGACCGGGTGCGCTTCTCCTGGTCGCTGGCTCCAGCAGGGGCCGAGCCCGTGGTCATCGGCACCGACTTCGTCCAGCTCGCCGCCGACGAACGGATCCGCTCGGTGACTGGCTTTTTGGACCAAGTTCCGGCCGGTACGTAA
- a CDS encoding alpha/beta fold hydrolase — protein sequence MSMPSMSPTGPAEPGFIHTDDGVKLFYRDWGRGKPVVFLSSWSLNSDSWAYQMLALAEHGHRCVAYDRRGHGRSSDPGTGFDFDRLADDLATLLDTLDLHGVTLLGHSMSCGEIVRYLSRHGSGRVSRTMLVGTVTQMLARTDDNPDGISPPPFSRPSARNV from the coding sequence ATGAGCATGCCTTCGATGTCCCCCACCGGCCCGGCCGAGCCCGGCTTCATCCACACTGACGACGGCGTGAAGCTCTTCTACCGGGATTGGGGGCGGGGGAAACCCGTCGTCTTCCTGTCCAGTTGGTCGCTGAACTCCGACTCCTGGGCCTATCAGATGCTGGCGCTGGCGGAGCACGGCCACCGCTGCGTCGCGTACGACCGCCGTGGTCACGGCCGGTCGAGCGACCCGGGAACCGGCTTCGACTTCGACCGACTGGCCGACGACCTCGCCACCCTGCTCGACACGCTGGATCTGCATGGCGTCACCTTGCTCGGCCATTCCATGTCCTGCGGAGAAATCGTCCGCTACCTGAGCCGGCACGGCAGCGGCCGCGTTTCCCGCACGATGCTGGTTGGCACGGTGACCCAGATGCTCGCCCGTACGGACGACAACCCCGACGGGATCTCGCCCCCGCCGTTTTCGAGGCCTTCCGCTCGGAATGTCTGA
- a CDS encoding alpha/beta fold hydrolase, protein MTGIRVHNSPTRETRLSNQPHRQQQRSRLGTVLGLSTAAVAAAALFNTYRARKVERKHPPKGRFVTVDGVRLHYLDQGEGSPVVLIHGNVVDAGDWVLSGVFERTAAHHRVIAFDRPGFGHSGRPHGSMWTAAHQATLLRHAFRELGIERPVVVGHSWGALVALELALNHPDAVRGLVVLSGYYDVTVRYDVPLVAVSTVPGVGDVIRYTVSPVLGAALLPLNIKAMFSPQPVPPQFKRNFPYGFPIRPWQIRAESQDAVTMMPAAIDMHQRFRHLRLPVFILAGTEDRIVSHESHATWLHDQIPGSRLQLINGAGHMVHYVRPQQVAACINEVAAARHPT, encoded by the coding sequence ATGACCGGCATCCGGGTTCACAACTCTCCCACGCGCGAGACTCGGCTTTCCAATCAACCACATCGGCAGCAACAGCGGTCGCGGCTGGGGACCGTTTTGGGTCTGTCTACGGCTGCCGTGGCCGCTGCAGCCCTCTTCAACACCTACCGGGCGCGCAAGGTCGAGCGCAAGCACCCGCCCAAGGGACGATTCGTCACGGTGGACGGCGTGCGGCTCCATTACCTCGACCAGGGCGAGGGATCGCCGGTCGTCCTTATCCATGGCAACGTTGTGGATGCGGGGGATTGGGTTTTGAGCGGCGTCTTCGAGCGAACCGCCGCTCACCACCGTGTGATCGCTTTCGACCGCCCCGGCTTCGGACACAGCGGCCGGCCGCACGGCTCGATGTGGACGGCGGCCCATCAGGCCACGCTGCTCCGCCACGCCTTCCGCGAATTGGGGATCGAACGCCCGGTGGTCGTCGGGCACTCCTGGGGGGCGCTCGTTGCTTTGGAACTCGCCCTGAACCACCCGGACGCCGTCCGTGGTTTGGTCGTTCTATCGGGCTATTACGATGTCACGGTCCGCTACGACGTGCCGCTCGTCGCGGTTTCGACAGTTCCCGGTGTAGGCGATGTCATACGGTACACCGTGTCGCCGGTTCTGGGAGCCGCCCTGTTGCCGCTGAACATCAAGGCTATGTTCTCGCCCCAACCCGTGCCGCCCCAGTTCAAACGCAATTTCCCATACGGTTTCCCAATCCGCCCTTGGCAGATCCGGGCCGAGTCGCAAGACGCCGTCACGATGATGCCGGCCGCGATCGACATGCACCAACGGTTTCGCCATCTGCGTCTGCCAGTCTTCATCTTGGCCGGAACGGAAGACCGGATCGTGAGCCACGAAAGCCATGCCACTTGGCTCCACGACCAGATTCCCGGTAGCCGCCTGCAGTTGATCAATGGGGCTGGTCACATGGTCCACTATGTGCGTCCGCAGCAGGTCGCCGCCTGCATCAACGAAGTGGCTGCGGCTCGTCACCCAACCTAG
- a CDS encoding DUF5996 family protein produces MRPDIPYQPWRDTCTALHLDTQIVGKYRLARTPWVNHSWHATLYVNGRGLTIGLVPDGPGGVEIAFDLIDHAVVGCATDGRSGRFALGPTTVASFHTRFMELLTWLGATPRLNGRPNEVPDPVPFAEDRIERPYNADAVRQFFGALVAVDGVLKRFRTGYLGKVSPVHFFWGSFDLAVTRFSGAAAPLHPGGIPALPDDVTREAYSHEVSSAGFWPGGGMVKYPAFYSYALPASEGFAEARIEPEDARFERELGEFLLPYDAVRRAVDPEATLKAFLESTYRAAADLGGWERGRLECALGEPRQPRSL; encoded by the coding sequence ATACGGCCGGACATTCCCTATCAGCCTTGGCGGGACACCTGCACCGCCCTGCACCTCGACACGCAGATCGTGGGCAAGTACCGCCTTGCGCGGACACCCTGGGTGAACCATTCCTGGCACGCCACGCTCTATGTGAATGGACGGGGGCTGACGATCGGCTTGGTCCCCGACGGGCCGGGCGGCGTCGAGATCGCCTTCGACCTGATCGACCATGCGGTGGTGGGGTGCGCCACCGACGGCCGGTCCGGCCGCTTCGCCCTCGGCCCGACGACGGTCGCCAGCTTTCACACCCGCTTCATGGAGTTGCTCACGTGGCTTGGGGCCACGCCTCGGCTGAACGGCCGTCCCAACGAGGTGCCCGACCCGGTGCCGTTCGCCGAGGACCGGATTGAACGCCCCTACAATGCGGATGCCGTGCGGCAGTTCTTTGGCGCTCTGGTGGCCGTTGACGGCGTGCTGAAGCGGTTCCGCACGGGATATCTCGGGAAGGTCAGCCCGGTGCATTTCTTCTGGGGAAGCTTTGACTTGGCGGTTACGCGCTTCTCCGGGGCCGCGGCGCCCCTTCACCCCGGCGGGATCCCGGCCTTGCCGGATGACGTCACCCGCGAGGCTTACAGCCACGAGGTGTCCTCGGCGGGCTTCTGGCCGGGCGGCGGGATGGTCAAGTATCCCGCCTTCTACTCCTATGCCCTCCCGGCGTCCGAGGGCTTCGCCGAGGCCAGGATCGAGCCGGAGGACGCGCGTTTCGAACGTGAACTCGGCGAGTTCCTGCTGCCTTACGATGCCGTGCGTCGGGCGGTTGACCCGGAGGCGACGTTGAAGGCGTTTCTGGAGAGCACCTACCGCGCGGCGGCCGACCTCGGCGGCTGGGAACGCGGACGTCTTGAATGCGCGCTCGGAGAGCCACGTCAGCCACGCTCGCTGTGA
- a CDS encoding NADPH-dependent FMN reductase produces MTTLIGLSGSLRRGSLNTALLKAAAAAMPDGAILTIGSIRGIPLYDGDLEAAEGIPQPVVELKNAIAAADGLLLITPEYNNSIPGVFKNAIDWLSRPPADIPRVFGGKPVALMGASPGGFGTILSQNAWLPVLRTLSTELWSDGRLLVSRAHTIFGDDGTISDPKVEEQLRSFLRGFTAFAQRSRGK; encoded by the coding sequence ATGACCACACTGATCGGATTATCGGGCAGTCTCCGCCGAGGTTCCCTCAACACCGCTTTGCTGAAGGCGGCCGCCGCTGCGATGCCGGATGGCGCGATACTGACCATAGGCAGCATCCGTGGCATACCGCTTTACGACGGCGATCTCGAGGCCGCCGAAGGAATTCCGCAGCCGGTGGTGGAACTGAAGAACGCCATCGCGGCCGCCGACGGGCTGCTGCTCATCACGCCCGAGTACAACAACTCGATCCCCGGCGTGTTCAAGAACGCGATCGACTGGCTGTCCCGGCCGCCGGCCGACATCCCCCGGGTCTTCGGCGGGAAGCCCGTCGCGCTGATGGGAGCCTCGCCTGGTGGCTTCGGTACCATCCTCAGCCAGAACGCTTGGCTTCCAGTTCTGCGCACGCTCAGTACCGAACTGTGGAGCGACGGTCGCCTGCTGGTCTCGCGGGCGCACACGATCTTCGGCGATGACGGCACAATTTCAGACCCGAAGGTGGAAGAGCAGCTGCGATCGTTCCTGCGGGGCTTTACCGCCTTCGCCCAAAGGTCGCGGGGAAAATAA
- a CDS encoding ATPase domain-containing protein, protein MESEQHSQHLERVPSGISGLDAILQGGFLKGGVYIVQGVPGTGKTVLANHICFNHVARGGRAAYLTLLAESHARMLQHLRPMAFFDDTAIPDRLYYASAYSTLEEQGLRGLLDLIRHEIRGQTASLLVLDGFVVAGLTAPSEREFKKFVYEVQIHANVMNCTVLLLTSNEPGPVRAEHTIVDGVIELDDRLFDHRTERGLQIRKHRGSGFLRGVHPFRITTTGIVAFPRIEVAFASPSRRDLPPRDRVSTGVASLDALIGGGLIDATTSVVMGPTGIGKTTFGLQFLARSRQEEPGLLFGFYETPERLKAKAEALGLDVAGLEASGTVEIVWQPQGENVLDELGHRLLSAVRRRGVRRLFLDGLGGLIESAVHPGRISRFLSVLSNELRALGATTVYSVETRDIVGPTVQVPIDGISSLVEGMMVLRYVEAQGRTHRVLSITKIRDSAFAPELQAFSITSGGWEIIGPFQGYEAVLSGSAHMPPPPPEGR, encoded by the coding sequence ATGGAAAGCGAGCAACACAGCCAGCATCTTGAGCGCGTTCCAAGCGGCATCTCGGGGCTGGACGCGATCCTGCAGGGCGGTTTCCTGAAGGGCGGCGTCTACATCGTTCAAGGCGTCCCGGGCACGGGCAAGACCGTCCTTGCCAACCACATTTGCTTCAACCATGTCGCCCGTGGGGGCCGGGCCGCCTATCTCACCCTCCTGGCCGAGTCCCACGCGCGCATGCTTCAGCATCTGCGCCCGATGGCCTTCTTTGATGACACGGCCATCCCCGACCGGCTCTACTACGCGAGCGCCTACAGCACGTTGGAGGAGCAGGGACTCAGAGGACTGCTCGACCTGATCCGGCATGAGATCAGAGGGCAGACGGCGAGCCTTCTGGTGCTCGACGGATTCGTCGTGGCCGGGCTCACAGCGCCGTCGGAGCGCGAATTCAAGAAGTTTGTCTATGAGGTGCAGATCCACGCCAACGTGATGAACTGCACGGTGCTGCTCCTGACCAGCAATGAACCGGGTCCGGTCCGAGCCGAGCACACCATCGTGGATGGGGTAATCGAACTGGACGATCGGTTGTTTGATCACCGCACCGAACGCGGCTTGCAGATCCGCAAGCATCGCGGCAGCGGTTTTCTGCGGGGCGTGCATCCCTTCCGGATCACCACGACAGGGATCGTGGCTTTCCCGCGCATCGAAGTCGCCTTCGCCTCACCGTCGCGGCGGGATCTGCCACCCCGGGATCGTGTTTCGACCGGCGTCGCCAGTCTGGACGCGCTGATCGGCGGCGGGCTGATCGACGCGACGACCTCGGTCGTCATGGGCCCGACCGGCATCGGGAAGACGACGTTTGGCCTCCAGTTCCTCGCCCGATCGCGCCAGGAGGAGCCTGGCTTGCTGTTCGGCTTCTACGAGACGCCGGAGCGCCTAAAGGCCAAGGCCGAGGCCTTGGGGCTGGACGTGGCGGGACTCGAGGCCAGCGGTACGGTGGAGATCGTCTGGCAACCGCAGGGCGAGAACGTGCTCGATGAGCTCGGCCATCGGCTCCTGAGCGCTGTGCGCCGCCGCGGTGTGCGGCGGCTGTTCCTGGACGGCTTGGGCGGCCTCATCGAATCCGCCGTTCACCCTGGGCGGATCAGCCGCTTCCTCTCGGTGCTCTCGAACGAGCTTCGAGCGCTTGGCGCGACAACCGTCTACTCGGTGGAGACGCGGGACATCGTGGGGCCCACGGTGCAGGTGCCAATCGACGGGATTTCCTCGCTGGTCGAGGGCATGATGGTCCTGCGCTATGTGGAAGCGCAAGGGCGAACCCACCGGGTGTTGTCGATCACCAAAATCCGTGACAGCGCCTTCGCCCCAGAATTGCAAGCCTTTTCAATCACGAGCGGCGGCTGGGAGATCATCGGTCCGTTCCAGGGGTACGAGGCCGTCCTCAGCGGCTCGGCTCACATGCCGCCGCCGCCTCCCGAGGGGAGGTGA
- a CDS encoding response regulator encodes MKTILLVEDEFGIAGVLTVLLEDAGYRVLSAGNGREGLEQLAANRPNVVVTDYMMPLMDGAAMAQAIRADPAFQDIPIIMMTSVREDIVRQHFAGYTAYMRKPFQTEALLDLIARIAES; translated from the coding sequence GTGAAGACGATCCTGCTGGTGGAAGACGAGTTTGGCATTGCTGGAGTGTTGACCGTGCTTCTGGAGGATGCCGGCTACCGCGTGCTCTCGGCGGGCAATGGCCGCGAAGGGCTGGAACAGCTCGCCGCCAACCGACCGAATGTTGTCGTGACGGACTACATGATGCCGCTCATGGATGGGGCCGCGATGGCCCAGGCTATCCGGGCCGACCCGGCCTTTCAAGACATCCCCATCATCATGATGACCTCCGTCCGCGAGGATATTGTCCGCCAGCACTTTGCCGGGTACACCGCGTACATGCGCAAGCCCTTCCAGACGGAGGCTTTGCTCGATCTGATTGCCCGTATTGCGGAATCGTGA
- a CDS encoding NAD-dependent epimerase/dehydratase family protein, with protein MTHRTALVLGATGGIGGHVAQRLRNGGWTVRALARDPGKAGAQGGLEWIRGDALSASAVAHAAQGASLIVHAVNPPAYRNWGKLVLPMLANTIAAARASGARILLPGTVYNYGPDAFPLLNESSPQTPLTRKGAIRVEMERHLRMASDKGDVRVLIVRAGDFFGPGAGNSWFSQGLVKPGSRLRSITYPGKAGVGHQWAYLPDVAETMARLAEREAQSAFATFHMGGHWDEDGTRVLEAIRRVVGEPELPVRRFPWLLMTAASPFVPLFRELVEMRYLWDTPVKLNNTRLTAELGAEPHTPLDEAVRATLVGLGCLPGCQRTAATCPTV; from the coding sequence ATGACACATCGGACAGCCTTGGTCCTCGGCGCGACGGGGGGCATCGGTGGGCACGTCGCCCAGCGTCTGCGCAACGGTGGATGGACCGTCCGCGCGCTTGCCCGCGATCCCGGCAAAGCCGGCGCGCAAGGCGGCCTGGAGTGGATTCGCGGCGATGCCCTGTCGGCCTCAGCCGTGGCGCACGCGGCGCAGGGAGCCTCGCTCATCGTGCACGCGGTAAACCCCCCAGCCTACCGGAATTGGGGCAAGCTGGTGCTTCCGATGCTGGCCAATACGATTGCCGCGGCACGCGCGAGTGGCGCCCGCATCCTCCTTCCGGGCACGGTCTACAACTATGGGCCCGACGCGTTCCCGCTGCTGAACGAGTCCTCTCCCCAGACCCCGCTCACCCGCAAGGGCGCCATTCGCGTCGAAATGGAACGGCACCTCCGGATGGCCTCGGACAAAGGGGACGTTCGAGTTCTGATCGTGCGCGCCGGCGATTTCTTCGGCCCAGGGGCGGGAAACAGCTGGTTCTCGCAAGGGCTCGTGAAGCCCGGAAGCCGACTCCGCTCCATCACTTATCCCGGCAAAGCGGGCGTCGGGCATCAGTGGGCCTATCTCCCCGATGTTGCGGAGACAATGGCGCGTTTGGCTGAACGTGAGGCGCAGAGTGCATTCGCCACCTTCCACATGGGAGGGCATTGGGACGAAGACGGAACACGGGTCTTGGAAGCGATCAGGCGCGTGGTTGGCGAGCCTGAACTCCCCGTCCGTCGGTTTCCATGGCTCTTGATGACCGCAGCCTCCCCGTTCGTCCCGCTGTTTCGGGAATTGGTAGAGATGCGTTACCTCTGGGACACTCCCGTCAAGTTGAACAATACCCGGCTGACGGCTGAACTTGGGGCTGAGCCCCACACCCCGCTCGACGAGGCGGTGCGCGCCACCCTGGTCGGGCTCGGGTGCCTTCCTGGGTGCCAACGAACCGCGGCAACCTGTCCCACCGTGTAG
- a CDS encoding LysR family transcriptional regulator, producing the protein MNQEPAWDLYRTFLAVLREGSLSAAARSLGLTQPTVSRHIEALEDAVRLRLFVRSQRGLTPTEAALELAPYAETIASTAAAMLRVASGHGAVVGGTVRISASEVVGVEVLPPILMALRERHPHLTIELVLSNTVEDLLRRDADIAVRMVEPAQEALVAKHVGMIALGFHAHRRYLDRRGMPATLGDLVQHDVIGFDRETPAIRTMLKRVRGVDRSAFALRADSDLAQLAMLRAGFGIGVCQIPVAARDPDLVRVLADAFVLNLPTWVVMHEDLRSSPRCRAVFDALVDGLAAHSKAGASSAHREPGTRPEMPPDRLEW; encoded by the coding sequence ATGAACCAGGAACCCGCTTGGGACCTATACCGGACCTTCCTCGCCGTCCTGCGGGAGGGATCGCTGTCGGCTGCCGCGCGGTCGCTTGGCCTCACCCAGCCGACGGTGTCGCGTCACATCGAGGCGCTCGAAGACGCCGTAAGACTGAGGCTCTTCGTCCGGTCGCAACGGGGACTGACTCCGACCGAGGCGGCGTTGGAGCTTGCGCCCTACGCCGAGACGATCGCCTCCACCGCGGCCGCGATGCTCCGGGTCGCTTCGGGGCATGGTGCCGTGGTCGGCGGAACGGTGCGGATCAGTGCCAGCGAGGTTGTTGGGGTAGAAGTCCTGCCTCCGATCTTGATGGCATTGCGGGAACGACATCCTCATCTAACGATTGAACTCGTGCTCTCGAACACGGTTGAGGACCTGCTCCGTCGAGATGCCGACATCGCCGTGCGAATGGTCGAGCCCGCCCAGGAGGCACTGGTTGCCAAACATGTAGGAATGATCGCGCTTGGATTTCACGCGCATCGTCGATACTTGGACCGGCGGGGCATGCCCGCCACGTTGGGCGATTTGGTCCAACACGATGTGATCGGCTTCGACAGGGAGACACCAGCGATCCGGACGATGCTCAAGCGGGTCCGCGGCGTGGACCGATCCGCCTTCGCGCTGCGGGCCGACAGCGACCTTGCCCAGCTTGCCATGCTTCGGGCCGGCTTTGGCATCGGCGTCTGCCAAATCCCGGTTGCTGCACGCGATCCCGACCTCGTCCGGGTGCTCGCCGACGCGTTCGTGCTGAACCTTCCGACCTGGGTGGTGATGCACGAAGATCTTCGGTCAAGCCCCCGGTGCCGCGCCGTGTTTGACGCGCTCGTTGACGGATTGGCAGCCCACTCGAAAGCAGGAGCGTCCAGCGCGCATCGCGAACCTGGGACCCGGCCCGAGATGCCACCGGACAGACTGGAGTGGTAG
- a CDS encoding M28 family metallopeptidase, translating into MRLAFLTQTENDQGTARTSRAATDPRAIVFGDTIVLPLDDTEGEGADLSVAERRVAPEDLYLVVQKGRLFQHYHPDVPVLLDKGRFLLVELPAARVQAIGHSDKPCFTIDALQPGRTVYRSLGRPQARRGRSAHASAAVERLSEETFGEAIRTLTGFPTRLSTSAHFRAAADWAGERLRGLGFDVSQPGIDVSGKTSRNVQADRVGKGTARRLVLVTAHLDSVNHQGGPDSPAPGADDNASGSAGALTLASALAGMGAGHDFRILLFGGEEQGLHGSTQHVAGLPASERRRISCVINMDMIAVRNAAAPSVLLEGAPVSSGLIDALADAAALYTTLRVETSLSPFDSDHVPFIRADIPAVLTIEGADRANTSVHTAQDTPDRLDHGLAMQILQMNAAVLAEQLDAQAGT; encoded by the coding sequence ATGCGCCTCGCCTTTCTGACGCAGACCGAAAACGATCAAGGAACAGCCAGAACATCGCGCGCCGCGACGGATCCGCGCGCCATTGTCTTTGGCGATACGATTGTCCTGCCGTTGGACGACACGGAGGGCGAAGGCGCGGATCTGTCGGTGGCGGAGCGCCGGGTGGCTCCCGAAGACCTGTACCTGGTGGTTCAAAAGGGACGGCTTTTCCAGCATTACCACCCGGACGTTCCGGTGTTGCTCGACAAGGGGCGCTTCCTGCTGGTGGAACTGCCGGCGGCGCGGGTACAGGCCATCGGCCATTCAGACAAGCCCTGCTTCACCATCGATGCCTTACAGCCAGGCCGGACTGTGTATCGGTCGCTCGGCCGTCCTCAGGCGCGGCGGGGACGCTCCGCCCACGCCAGCGCAGCGGTCGAGCGCCTGTCCGAAGAGACGTTCGGCGAAGCCATTCGCACGCTCACCGGGTTTCCGACGCGGCTTTCGACATCGGCGCACTTCCGCGCCGCCGCGGATTGGGCGGGCGAGCGCCTGCGCGGTCTGGGCTTCGATGTCAGCCAGCCGGGCATCGACGTCTCGGGCAAGACGAGCCGGAATGTTCAGGCCGACCGGGTCGGAAAAGGCACCGCGCGGCGTCTCGTGCTGGTGACGGCGCACCTCGATTCCGTCAACCACCAGGGCGGACCGGATTCCCCGGCGCCAGGCGCGGACGACAACGCCAGCGGCAGCGCCGGCGCGCTGACTCTTGCCAGCGCCCTCGCCGGGATGGGCGCCGGACACGACTTCCGCATCCTGCTGTTCGGCGGTGAGGAGCAGGGACTGCATGGCAGCACGCAGCACGTCGCCGGTTTGCCCGCGAGCGAGCGCCGCCGGATCTCCTGCGTCATCAACATGGACATGATCGCCGTCAGAAATGCCGCCGCACCGTCGGTGCTGCTTGAAGGGGCGCCGGTGTCCAGCGGCCTGATCGACGCGCTTGCGGATGCCGCGGCCCTCTACACCACGCTGCGGGTCGAGACGTCCCTCTCGCCCTTCGACAGCGACCATGTGCCCTTCATCCGGGCGGATATCCCCGCGGTGCTGACCATCGAGGGGGCGGACCGCGCGAACACCTCGGTCCACACGGCCCAAGACACGCCCGACCGACTCGATCACGGTCTGGCGATGCAGATCCTCCAGATGAACGCCGCGGTGCTCGCCGAGCAGTTGGATGCGCAAGCCGGTACCTGA